The following are from one region of the Anaerolineales bacterium genome:
- the nadC gene encoding carboxylating nicotinate-nucleotide diphosphorylase: MDFTPSLADVLESADKLIAAAIAEDIGSGDATSLALFSPHAQARAAIIAKEDGIVAGLPVARAVFTKTDPNLVFTSAVSDGALVKPMDLLVSLEGGLRSILALERIVLNFLQRLSGIATLAGQFVKAVAGTRAVILDSRKTTPGFRAMEKYAVRIGGAMNHRRGLYDMLMVKDNHIQAVKSLSLAVRRARQSYPTLPLEVEVDSLEHLKEALSLPVDRILLDNMDLKTIHEAVVLVNNRVPLEVSGGVTLDNVRPIAETGVNYISVGALTHSAPALDLSLELVS, encoded by the coding sequence ATGGATTTTACGCCTTCCCTCGCAGATGTCCTTGAGTCGGCGGACAAGCTGATTGCCGCCGCCATCGCCGAGGACATTGGTTCGGGCGACGCAACCAGCCTGGCCTTGTTCTCCCCGCACGCCCAGGCGCGCGCGGCGATCATCGCCAAGGAGGATGGCATCGTAGCCGGATTGCCTGTCGCCCGGGCGGTGTTCACGAAAACGGATCCGAACCTCGTCTTCACCTCCGCCGTTTCGGACGGCGCCCTGGTGAAGCCGATGGATCTGTTGGTGAGCCTCGAGGGCGGCCTGAGGTCGATTCTCGCCCTGGAAAGGATCGTCCTGAATTTTTTGCAGCGCCTTTCCGGAATCGCGACCCTGGCGGGCCAATTCGTCAAGGCGGTGGCGGGCACCCGGGCGGTCATTCTGGATTCGCGAAAGACCACGCCGGGGTTCCGCGCCATGGAAAAGTATGCGGTGCGGATCGGGGGCGCCATGAACCACCGCCGCGGTTTGTACGACATGCTGATGGTGAAAGACAACCATATTCAGGCGGTCAAGTCGCTTTCCCTGGCCGTCCGGCGGGCGCGCCAAAGCTATCCGACCCTGCCCCTGGAAGTCGAGGTGGATTCCCTGGAGCATCTGAAGGAAGCCCTCTCCCTCCCGGTGGACCGCATCCTGCTGGACAATATGGATTTGAAGACGATCCACGAGGCCGTGGTCCTCGTGAACAACCGCGTGCCGCTGGAAGTATCCGGCGGCGTGACCCTCGACAACGTCCGTCCGATCGCCGAGACCGGAGTGAATTACATCTCCGTGGGCGCATTGACGCACTCGGCGCCGGCTTTGGATCTCAGCCTGGAGCTCGTTTCCTGA